A DNA window from Flavobacterium sp. contains the following coding sequences:
- a CDS encoding site-specific integrase — MKTAGITFGVLFYLKTQKTTIQGSAPICARVTVNGRRTEISVKRSVKATEWDERKGMAKGNRKEITELNIFLNQFKAKIINTYQQMLLNDDAIDGPAIRDRVMGTDSKSPTLMALMEYHNEQQMHKLAPGTMKNYHTTQRYIKTFLREKLYRNDIALSQLKHKFILDFERYLFNYVPKDHQKPLNNNGIMKHIERLRKMINMAVKLDWLAKDPFASFKKHFDKVERHSLNGKELASLIDKEFTIERLRNVRDMFLFSCYTGLSYIELAELTPSKIVTGIDGGLWISTCRAKTDTGVNVPLLPQATDLMEKYRDDPRALNNGTVFPVISNQRMNGYLKEIADISGITKTLTFHIARHTFATTVTLSNGVPIESVSKMLGHTSIRTTQIYAKVVEQKLSEDMCKLKQRMSNLLLDD, encoded by the coding sequence ATGAAAACAGCAGGAATTACATTCGGAGTACTCTTTTACCTAAAGACCCAAAAAACCACGATCCAAGGTTCGGCTCCTATCTGTGCCCGAGTAACGGTAAATGGAAGACGGACTGAGATTTCAGTCAAGCGTTCCGTTAAGGCAACCGAATGGGATGAAAGAAAAGGCATGGCTAAGGGAAACCGCAAAGAAATTACTGAACTCAACATTTTTCTTAACCAGTTCAAGGCAAAAATCATAAATACCTATCAGCAGATGCTACTGAATGATGATGCTATAGACGGCCCTGCGATACGCGACCGGGTAATGGGCACGGACAGCAAATCTCCAACTCTAATGGCACTGATGGAATATCATAATGAACAGCAGATGCATAAACTTGCTCCGGGAACCATGAAGAATTACCATACCACCCAGCGGTATATAAAAACATTCTTGAGGGAAAAACTCTACAGAAACGATATTGCCCTTTCGCAGCTTAAGCACAAATTTATTCTGGATTTTGAACGTTATCTATTTAATTATGTTCCAAAGGACCACCAGAAGCCACTTAATAACAACGGCATCATGAAGCATATCGAAAGGCTACGAAAAATGATAAATATGGCTGTCAAGCTGGATTGGCTTGCTAAAGATCCTTTTGCCAGCTTCAAAAAACATTTTGACAAAGTAGAACGGCATTCATTGAATGGTAAAGAACTTGCATCGCTGATAGATAAAGAATTTACTATCGAAAGGCTGAGAAATGTTCGGGATATGTTTCTGTTCAGCTGTTATACAGGTCTTTCTTATATTGAACTCGCTGAACTAACCCCAAGCAAGATTGTTACAGGTATAGACGGTGGTCTATGGATATCTACATGCAGAGCAAAAACAGACACAGGAGTAAATGTACCTTTACTTCCTCAGGCGACAGATTTAATGGAAAAATACCGTGATGATCCACGGGCACTGAATAACGGCACGGTATTTCCAGTAATTTCAAACCAGCGAATGAACGGATATCTTAAAGAGATCGCTGATATTAGTGGTATAACTAAAACACTAACCTTTCATATTGCTCGACATACTTTTGCAACGACCGTTACTCTTAGTAACGGCGTACCAATTGAGAGTGTATCTAAAATGCTGGGACATACAAGCATTCGCACCACTCAAATCTATGCTAAGGTGGTTGAACAAAAACTCAGCGAGGATATGTGCAAGCTTAAACAGCGGATGTCTAATCTTTTATTAGATGATTGA
- a CDS encoding helix-turn-helix domain-containing protein, producing MNVDLITRDDLEKFKKELLEEIKRYQQYPRKKGEETRVWLKSYEVRKLLNISAGTLQNLRLNGTLPYNKIGGLMYYRYDDIQKLMDGK from the coding sequence ATGAATGTAGATCTTATTACAAGAGATGACCTTGAAAAGTTTAAAAAAGAATTACTGGAAGAGATCAAGCGATATCAACAATACCCTCGCAAAAAAGGCGAGGAAACCCGCGTATGGCTTAAAAGTTATGAGGTGCGTAAACTTCTAAATATTTCGGCTGGAACGCTTCAGAATCTTAGATTAAACGGCACTCTGCCCTACAATAAAATTGGCGGGCTTATGTATTACCGCTATGACGATATCCAAAAACTGATGGATGGTAAGTAA
- the mobA gene encoding conjugal transfer protein MobA, which produces MENEKKNNPHKGGRPSKTDPAVHRYSISLTAEENARFLTLFETSGMHVMAHFITACVFQKGVKIVRIDKAAMDYYMRLTSLYSQFRAVGINYNQAVKLLYHKFSEKKASAYLYKLEKQTIELAVLSKKIIQLTEEFEEKHIKKSIDMTGKF; this is translated from the coding sequence ATGGAAAATGAAAAGAAAAATAACCCGCACAAAGGAGGCAGGCCTTCCAAAACAGATCCTGCCGTTCACCGATATTCCATCAGCCTTACTGCAGAAGAAAATGCCCGTTTCCTAACTCTTTTTGAAACGTCAGGAATGCACGTAATGGCGCATTTTATTACCGCCTGCGTATTTCAGAAGGGAGTTAAAATAGTCAGGATCGATAAAGCCGCAATGGACTACTATATGCGCCTGACCTCTCTTTACAGCCAGTTTAGAGCTGTCGGGATAAATTACAATCAGGCCGTAAAGCTTTTATACCACAAATTTTCCGAAAAGAAAGCTTCGGCATATCTGTACAAACTCGAAAAGCAGACAATAGAATTGGCTGTTTTATCTAAAAAGATAATACAGCTCACAGAGGAATTTGAAGAAAAGCATATAAAAAAAAGTATTGATATGACAGGGAAATTCTAA